From Poecile atricapillus isolate bPoeAtr1 chromosome 11, bPoeAtr1.hap1, whole genome shotgun sequence, one genomic window encodes:
- the CLN6 gene encoding ceroid-lipofuscinosis neuronal protein 6, with the protein MQGSVRRRPFPAAAPGSPPPAGPLYPGRHGGTKAEDTSKTSPFHLDLWFYFTLQNWVLDFGRPIAMIVFPLEWFPLNKPSAGDYFHMAYNVITPFLLLKLIERSPRTLPRSMVHVSIITFVMGASIHLVGDSVNHRLIFSGYQHHLSVRENPVIRNLRPQTLIDSFELLYYYDEYLGHSMWYIPFFLILFIYFTGCFTPAARRGRMPLAALLLVGPSSLYYWYLVTEGQIFILYIFTFFAMMALVMHQRRKGLVLDSNGLFLFLSFIITLLLIAAWVGWLWNDKILRKKYPGVIYIPEPWAFYTLHMNNLHQGAS; encoded by the exons ATGCAGGGCTCGGTGCGGCGCCGGCCGTTCCCGGCCGCGGCTCCGGGCTCGCCGCCGCCCGCGGGGCCGCTCTACCCGGGCAG gcACGGCGGGACCAAGGCCGAGGACACCTCCAAGACGTCCCCGTTCCACCTGGACCTGTGGTTCTACTTCACCCTGCAGAACTGGGTGCTGGATTTCGGGCGCCCCATCGCCATG ATCGTCTTCCCTCTGGAATGGTTTCCTCTGAACAAACCCAGTGCTGGAGATTATTTCCACATGGCTTACAACGTTATCAcccccttcctgctgctgaag ctgatCGAGCGCTCCCCCCGGACTCTCCCTCGCTCCATGGTCCACGTCAGCATCATCACCTTCGTGATGGGCGCCAGCATCCACCTGGTGGGGGACTCTGTCAACCACCGGCTGATCTTCAGCGGGTACCAGCACCACCTGTCCGTGCGCGAGAACCCCGTCATCCGCAACCTGCGGCCCCAGACACTC ATCGACTCCTTCGAGCTGCTCTACTACTACGACGAGTACCTGGGGCACTCCATGTG GTACATCCCGTTTTTCCTGATCCTGTTCATTTATTTCACCGGCTGCTTCACgccggcggcgcggcggggccggatgcccctggctgccctgctcctggtgGGGCCCAGCAGCCTCTACTACTG GTACCTGGTGACGGAGGGGCAGATCTTCATCCTCTACATCTTCACCTTCTTCGCCATGATGGCGCTGGTGATGCACCAGCGGCGCAAGGGGCTGGTGCTGGACAGCAACGggctcttcctcttcctctccttcatCATCACCCTGCTCCTCATCGCCGCCTGGGTGGGCTGGCTCTGGAACGACAAAATCCTGCGGAAGAAATACCCCGGGGTGATTTACATCCCCGAGCCCTGGGCCTTCTACACCCTGCACATGAACAACCTGCACCAGGGCGCCTCCTGA
- the CALML4 gene encoding calmodulin-like protein 4, protein MAKFLSQDQIHEFKECFSLYDKKQKGKIKGSELLAVMRCLGASPTPGEVQRHLQLHRIDRNAELDFSTFLTIMYRQMKQEEPEQEILRALAMLDRQRRGVIAAPELRAKLTRLGEKLSEEEVDELLKDAPAGPNGTIRYEEFVRLLCLPPADY, encoded by the exons aTG gcgAAGTTTCTGTCGCAGGATCAAATTCACG AGTTCAAGGAATGTTTTTCCCTGTACGACAAGAAGCAAAAAGGGAAGATCAAAGGCTCGGAGCTGCTGGCGGTGATGCGGTGCCTGGGAGCCAGCCCCACTCCGGGAGAGGTGCAGAgacacctgcagctgcacaggaTCG ACAGGAACGCTGAGCTGGACTTCTCCACCTTCCTGACCATCATGTACCGGCAGATGAAGCAGGAGGAGCCCGAGCAGGAGATCCTGCGGGCGCTGGCCATGCTGGACCGGCAGAGGAGGGGAGTGATCGCCGCGCCCGAGCTGCGCGCCAAGCTCACCCGGCTGGGAGAGAAGCTCTCCGAGGAGGAAG tggatgAGCTGCTGAAGGACGCCCCAGCCGGCCCCAACGGAACCATCAGATACGAGGAATTCGTGCGtctcctctgcctccctccGGCCGACTACTGA